Proteins found in one Dermacentor silvarum isolate Dsil-2018 chromosome 8, BIME_Dsil_1.4, whole genome shotgun sequence genomic segment:
- the LOC119462043 gene encoding uncharacterized protein LOC119462043, producing the protein MPDDAEPQGRTEGGSTTPPTHRVSSFQGMDVVEVEGEAIAPEEVTKEAGWLTSHRNRSRRAIEQFSIMADETSKTTGTGEARSGACQSAARTTKKPKPPRQPQLPREDIKIIVRPRDGLNVSKLSDAQIRDEVLRAAAVPIAEAEDDIYRSCVEKNVIVISTPRMANAEKYNRIRELQIGDTHYEATAYAAPPADTYKGVIHNIPDYDTAEDITKSLIYKKNPTILQARRMGNTNSSIIIFEGPNVPFYVYYRGAEYRCYLHKKKVEVCGACGRIGHRADVCPTPDKKQCKDCGAQNPADNHSCNPKCALCGKDHPTGDKSCQRRFQTPFLIKQRQWEKQRQQQQQTLHNHSGGGGRDPSLPRQADKQTTAAQRPSRSKSRDTAADRKASRSRSPSGHRPQAKQESKTSTNNNKVSWANVVSQSEPTKIENPTLPSSHDSELTKIKQMLEILLTENKALKAEVAQLKATPPKEVVPAEPETVHIEIDAPPAVAEPTTQYAQPDSDTESLPAKRRAVEQSPPSQGTTAHSGTSKRNIREETIIEEITRAIDIKFEIMHKTFHTMITNLAESYNARIAVLENAQQRPSVGPIKVTKPYNRPTNDGLE; encoded by the coding sequence ATGCCGGACGACGCGGAGCCCCAAGGCCGCACCGAGGGCGGGTCAACCACCCCACCGACCCACCGGGTAAGCTCTTTTCAAGGCATGGACGTCGTTGAAGTAGAGGGAGAAGCTATTGCACCTGAAGAAGTAACTAAAGAAGCGGGCTGGCTCACCAGCCACCGCAATAGGAGTCGTAGAGCTATAGAGCAGTTCAGCATAATGGCTGAtgaaacaagcaaaacaactggCACTGGCGAAGCGCGTTCTGGTGCGTGCCAGAGCGCAGCGCGTACCACCAAGAAACCGAAGCCGCCGCGACAGCCACAACTTCCAAGGGAAGATATAAAGATCATCGTACGGCCCCGCGACGGGCTAAATGTCTCAAAACTAAGTGATGCGCAAATTCGAGATGAAGTATTGCGAGCCGCAGCAGTACCGATTGCAGAGGCGGAAGATGACATATATCGCTCCTGCgtggaaaaaaatgtcatagtAATCAGCACTCCGCGAATGGCAAATGCTGAGAAATACAACCGCATCAGGGAACTCCAAATTGGAGACACGCACTACGAAGCCACAGCCTACGCCGCCCCACCGGCAGACACCTACAAAGGCGTAATCCACAACATTCCGGACTACGACACTGCGgaggacatcaccaaaagtctcATCTACAAGAAGAACCCCACCATCCTGCAGGCCCGTCGCATGGGCAACACCAACTCATCCATCATCATCTTTGAAGGCCCAAATGTACCCTTCTACGTCTATTACAGAGGCGCCGAGTACCGCTGCTACCTCCACAAGAAAAAAGTCGAAGTGTGCGGAGCCTGCGGCCGGATCGGTCATCGCGCGGACGTGTGCCCTACCCCCGACAAGAAACAGTGCAAAGACTGTGGTGCCCAAAACCCTGCGGACAATCACAGCTGCAACCCTAAGTGCGCGCTGTGCGGTAAAGATCACCCCACGGGAGACAAGAGCTGCCAGAGACGCTTTCAGACGCCTTTCCTCATCAAACAGCGCCAGTGGGAAAaacagcgacaacaacaacaacaaaccttGCACAaccacagcggcggcggcggcagagacCCATCGTTGCCACGTCAAGCAGACAAGCAGACAACGGCAGCCCAACGCCCATCCCGATCAAAATCGAGGGACACTGCTGCCGATCGCAAGGCATCCAGATCAAGATCCCCATCGGGACATAGACCCCAAGCTAAACAAGAAAGCAAGACTTCAACCAATaacaacaaggtgagctgggcaaatgTAGTCTCCCAGTCCGAACCCACTAAGATAGAAAACCCCACGCTCCCCTCTTCTCACGACAGCGAGCTAACTAAAATCAAACAAATGCTCGAAATTCTACTAACAGAGAATAAGGCCCTCAAGGCCGAGGTAGCCCAACTGAAGGCGACACCGCCGAAAGAAGTTGTACCCGCAGAACCAGAAACTGTCCATATAGAGATAGATGCACCTCCGGCAGTTGCAGAACCTACCACACAATACGCGCAGCCAGATTCCGATACCGAGAGCCTACCCGCGAAGCGCAGAGCGGTAGAACAATCCCCTCCTTCCCAAGGGACAACCGCCCACTCTGGCACCTCTAAGCGTAACATCAGGGAAGAGACGATCATAGAGGAAATCACCAGGGCCATTGATATCAAATTCGAGATAATGCATAAAACATTCCACACCATGATAACAAACCTTGCCGAAAGTTATAATGCCAGAATCGCGGTCCTCGAAAACGCCCAACAAAGGCCTAGCGTAGGGCCCATTAAAGTAACTAAGCCTTACAACCGCCCGACCAACGATGGCCTGGAATAG